The following are encoded in a window of Mycobacterium vicinigordonae genomic DNA:
- a CDS encoding NAD(P)H-dependent flavin oxidoreductase produces the protein MLATAWSRAFGLRVPIVNAPMGGVAGGRLAAAVTAVGGLGMIGMGSTATSESLAAELRYVSERFGIGLVDWVMRSQPGLLDDALAAEPDLLSVSFGTDLSWVELAHAAGIATATQVYDVIGARRAADAGVDVLVARGAEGGGHGEVQVGTLPLLDAVLDAVTVPVLAGGAIASPRSLAAVLAAGAAGAWLGTRLAACPEALTGDSARSALIEAAATDTRVTRDFDIAAGLPWPERFPSRVLAESVVADDLPVDAGQGVGMIREATSAGTVIEELCEGAKSLLTRWCG, from the coding sequence ATGCTCGCCACGGCCTGGTCGCGCGCCTTTGGCCTGCGGGTACCGATCGTCAACGCGCCAATGGGCGGGGTCGCCGGCGGCCGACTTGCGGCCGCCGTCACCGCCGTCGGCGGTCTAGGCATGATCGGCATGGGCAGTACCGCGACCAGCGAGTCGCTGGCCGCTGAGTTGCGTTATGTAAGTGAACGATTCGGGATCGGACTGGTCGACTGGGTAATGCGTTCTCAGCCCGGATTGCTGGACGACGCGCTGGCCGCTGAACCGGATTTGTTGTCGGTCAGCTTCGGCACTGACCTGTCCTGGGTCGAGCTGGCGCATGCTGCCGGAATTGCCACTGCCACACAGGTTTACGACGTGATCGGGGCGCGACGGGCGGCCGACGCCGGAGTCGACGTCTTGGTGGCCCGGGGCGCCGAGGGTGGTGGCCACGGCGAAGTGCAGGTGGGCACACTGCCGTTGCTGGATGCGGTGCTCGACGCGGTGACCGTGCCGGTGCTGGCCGGTGGTGCGATCGCGTCACCCCGCAGCCTGGCCGCCGTACTGGCCGCCGGAGCCGCCGGCGCCTGGCTGGGCACCCGGCTGGCGGCCTGCCCGGAAGCTCTCACCGGCGATTCGGCCCGGTCCGCCCTGATTGAGGCGGCCGCGACCGACACCCGCGTCACGCGCGACTTCGACATCGCCGCGGGATTGCCGTGGCCGGAGCGTTTTCCGTCCCGGGTGCTCGCCGAATCGGTGGTCGCCGATGACCTGCCAGTTGATGCGGGGCAAGGGGTCGGGATGATCCGCGAAGCGACATCCGCAGGCACGGTCATCGAGGAGCTGTGCGAGGGCGCGAAAAGTTTGCTGACGCGTTGGTGCGGCTAG
- a CDS encoding alpha/beta hydrolase family protein: MTVAGEQRRSRGRKVRRTIGEVARPFAHTGRYLSRSWREYRKSGADPDALELPDLPIARPTVALAAQAFRDEVVLAGLKIRRPVSRPVAFQRINDEVVEALDFYESKGWLEKPEGYFVEPPPPPDVVVKQGRHYQRLSFDSGYAPHAGEPGAQRWQSYTALRREYAVLLRHPEPRPWLVCVHGTEMGHPGIDLMIFRARKLHEELGLNVVLPVLPMHGQRARGLPKGAVFPGEDVMDDVHATAQAVWDIRRLLSWVRAQEPDSPIGLNSMSLGGYIAALVASLDSGLTSAILGVPVANLVELLSRHSGLRAGDPRRDTMRLAEPIGEMMSPLSLTPLVPMRGRFVYAGVADQVVNPREQVIRLWEHWGKPEIHWYRGGHAGFIRSRPVQHFIHDALQQSGLLDGYPPVARRSAS, from the coding sequence ATGACAGTAGCCGGTGAACAGCGTCGTTCGCGGGGCCGCAAGGTGCGCCGGACGATCGGAGAGGTGGCGCGGCCGTTTGCGCACACGGGTCGCTATCTTTCCCGGTCGTGGCGTGAGTACCGCAAGTCGGGTGCCGACCCGGATGCCCTCGAACTCCCCGACCTGCCGATCGCACGACCCACTGTTGCGCTGGCGGCGCAAGCATTTCGCGACGAAGTGGTGCTGGCCGGTCTAAAGATTCGACGCCCGGTCAGCCGACCAGTCGCATTCCAGCGCATTAACGACGAAGTGGTCGAGGCGCTCGACTTCTACGAAAGCAAAGGCTGGCTGGAGAAGCCGGAAGGCTATTTCGTTGAGCCACCACCGCCTCCGGACGTGGTGGTTAAGCAGGGACGTCACTACCAGCGGCTGTCCTTCGACAGCGGCTACGCACCGCATGCCGGGGAACCCGGCGCCCAACGGTGGCAGAGCTATACCGCGCTGCGGCGTGAATACGCAGTGCTGCTGCGTCATCCGGAGCCACGACCCTGGCTCGTCTGTGTGCATGGCACCGAAATGGGCCATCCCGGAATCGATCTCATGATATTTCGGGCCCGCAAGCTGCACGAGGAGCTGGGCTTGAACGTGGTGCTGCCCGTGCTGCCCATGCACGGCCAGCGGGCGCGTGGGCTGCCCAAGGGCGCGGTCTTCCCGGGCGAAGACGTGATGGACGACGTGCACGCCACCGCACAGGCCGTCTGGGACATCCGCCGATTGCTGTCCTGGGTCCGCGCGCAGGAGCCGGACTCGCCGATCGGGCTGAACAGCATGTCGCTCGGTGGCTATATCGCGGCACTGGTGGCCAGCCTGGACAGCGGGCTGACCAGCGCCATCCTCGGGGTACCGGTGGCCAACCTCGTCGAGTTGCTCAGCAGGCATTCGGGTCTGCGTGCCGGCGACCCGCGCCGTGACACGATGCGGCTGGCCGAGCCCATCGGAGAGATGATGTCGCCGCTGTCGCTCACCCCGCTGGTGCCGATGCGGGGGCGCTTCGTCTACGCGGGTGTCGCCGACCAGGTAGTCAATCCTCGCGAGCAGGTGATCCGGCTCTGGGAGCACTGGGGCAAGCCCGAGATCCACTGGTACCGCGGCGGACACGCCGGTTTCATCCGGTCGCGCCCCGTCCAACACTTCATCCACGACGCGCTGCAGCAGTCGGGCCTGCTGGACGGGTACCCGCCCGTCGCCCGGCGCTCGGCATCCTGA
- a CDS encoding DUF1990 family protein, whose translation MDLDALAGQQLTYQEVGATAAGQLPPGYGHLDVSAQIGTGRDRFEQAAKALMHWGMQRGAGLRVQASTETVCVSSVVVVTMMRLLRAPCRVVYVVEEPDVRGFAYGTLPGHPESGEERFVVRYDPNTCVVYAEVSSFSRPATWWSKLGGPFVVLAQRAIAKRYLRAV comes from the coding sequence GTGGACTTGGACGCCCTCGCCGGCCAGCAACTCACCTACCAGGAAGTGGGGGCGACGGCTGCCGGCCAGCTGCCGCCGGGGTACGGCCACCTCGACGTGTCGGCCCAGATCGGGACGGGTCGGGACCGTTTCGAACAGGCCGCGAAGGCCCTGATGCACTGGGGTATGCAGCGCGGCGCCGGGCTAAGGGTGCAGGCCAGCACCGAGACGGTCTGCGTTTCCTCGGTGGTGGTGGTCACGATGATGAGGCTCCTGCGGGCGCCCTGCCGGGTGGTTTACGTGGTCGAAGAACCCGACGTGCGCGGCTTCGCCTACGGCACGTTGCCCGGTCACCCAGAGTCCGGCGAGGAACGCTTTGTGGTCCGCTACGACCCGAACACCTGCGTGGTCTACGCCGAGGTGTCGTCGTTTTCCCGGCCGGCGACCTGGTGGAGCAAACTCGGCGGTCCGTTCGTCGTGCTGGCCCAGCGGGCGATCGCCAAGAGGTACCTGCGCGCGGTGTGA
- a CDS encoding aldo/keto reductase: MSARASGTFTLGNELTVNRLGFGAMRLTGDGVWGPPSDRGECVRVLRRAVELGVNFIDTADSYGPYVSEEIIREALHPYTDLVIATKAGLLRTGPNVWVPLGNPSYLRQECEMSLRRLGVETIDLFQLHRIDANFPLADQLGELVALKSEGKIRHIGLSEIDVDQLEAARTIAPIVSVQNMYNVTNRKAEPLLDAATAQNIGFIPWFPLAGGPLAAPDGPLQKIAAAHDATSSQVALAWLLKRSPVVLPIPGTSKLAHLEENVAAADIELSDEEFETLSVAGGAQ; this comes from the coding sequence GTGAGCGCACGAGCGTCTGGAACCTTCACCCTGGGCAATGAGCTGACCGTCAACCGGCTGGGTTTCGGCGCGATGCGCCTGACCGGTGACGGCGTCTGGGGGCCGCCCAGCGATCGCGGCGAATGCGTGCGGGTGTTGCGACGCGCCGTCGAGCTGGGCGTGAATTTTATCGATACCGCGGACTCCTATGGGCCCTACGTCTCGGAGGAGATCATCCGTGAGGCGCTGCATCCCTACACCGATCTGGTGATCGCCACCAAGGCCGGTTTGCTGCGTACCGGCCCCAATGTGTGGGTTCCGCTGGGTAACCCGAGCTACCTGCGCCAGGAATGTGAAATGAGCCTGCGCCGCCTCGGCGTCGAGACAATCGACCTGTTCCAGTTGCACCGCATCGACGCGAATTTCCCGCTGGCCGACCAGCTCGGGGAACTCGTCGCCCTGAAGAGCGAAGGCAAGATCCGCCACATCGGTCTGTCCGAGATCGACGTCGATCAACTCGAGGCGGCCCGCACGATTGCGCCAATCGTGTCCGTGCAAAACATGTACAACGTGACCAACCGCAAGGCCGAGCCGCTGCTGGACGCGGCGACCGCTCAGAACATCGGATTCATCCCCTGGTTCCCGTTGGCCGGGGGTCCGCTGGCGGCGCCCGACGGTCCGTTGCAGAAAATTGCCGCCGCGCACGACGCGACGTCGTCGCAAGTGGCGCTCGCCTGGCTGCTCAAACGATCGCCAGTGGTGCTGCCGATCCCGGGAACTTCGAAGCTGGCGCACCTCGAGGAGAACGTTGCGGCCGCCGACATCGAGCTTTCCGACGAGGAGTTCGAGACGCTATCGGTGGCCGGCGGCGCCCAGTAG
- a CDS encoding PaaI family thioesterase: protein MAAPDQRHPGGGFNPPEPTTKGGPDYGRFIDAVRRLQDHARAVDAPDDVITQAAARLEELSALLAPYDVDEWHSPSGRRMDLPVRGNLLTVPMDAHKTQDGRIEGCARFARFHLGRNGAVHGGSLGMLFDTVLGLTASVLTGSRRQRTAYLKIDYRNIVPIEKELQFDAGIDRDEGRKIFVSGRLHDGDTLLTEAEALFVRLKPGQP, encoded by the coding sequence ATGGCAGCCCCAGATCAGCGACACCCCGGCGGCGGATTCAATCCGCCTGAGCCGACCACTAAGGGCGGGCCCGACTACGGCCGATTCATCGACGCGGTCCGCAGGCTGCAGGATCACGCCCGTGCTGTCGACGCGCCGGACGACGTCATCACCCAAGCCGCTGCGCGCCTCGAAGAGTTATCGGCGCTGCTGGCGCCCTACGACGTCGACGAATGGCACTCGCCGTCGGGCAGACGGATGGACCTGCCGGTACGCGGCAATCTGCTGACCGTGCCGATGGACGCGCACAAGACCCAGGACGGCCGCATCGAGGGCTGTGCCCGGTTCGCGCGATTTCACCTGGGCCGCAACGGGGCTGTGCACGGTGGGTCGCTGGGCATGCTGTTCGATACCGTGCTCGGGCTGACCGCATCTGTGCTCACCGGCAGCCGCCGCCAGCGCACCGCTTACCTGAAAATCGACTACCGCAACATCGTCCCGATCGAAAAAGAGCTGCAGTTCGATGCCGGAATCGACCGTGACGAGGGGCGAAAGATCTTCGTGTCCGGTCGCCTGCACGACGGTGACACGCTGTTGACCGAAGCCGAGGCGCTGTTCGTGCGGCTCAAGCCCGGACAGCCCTAA
- the thrS gene encoding threonine--tRNA ligase yields MSAPIRVPAGTTAAAAVGEAGLPRRGTPDAVVVVRDAEGKLRDLSWVPEVDAEVTPVAANTEDGRSVIRHSAAHVLAQAVQDLFPQAKLGIGPPITDGFYYDFAVAEPFTPEDLEKLEKRMRQIVKEGQLFDRRVYASKDEARQELADEPFKLELVDDKSVGTESMAEIMEVGGDELTAYDNLNPRTRERVWGDLCRGPHIPTTKHIPAFKLTRSSAAYWRGDQRNASLQRVYGTAWESQEALDRHLELLQEAQRRDHRKLGVELDLFSFPDEIGSGLAVFHPKGGIVRRELEEYSRQKHEQAGYEFVNTPHITKEQLYITSGHLEWYAEGMYPPMHIDAEYNEDGSVRKPGQNYYLKPMNCPMHHLIYRSRGRSYRELPLRLFEFGSVYRLEKSGVIHGLTRVRGMTQDDAHIYCTREQMRDELTSVLRFVLDLLADYGLDDYYLELSTKDPDKYVGSDEVWAEATEVLREVGEASGLELIPDPGGAAFYGPKISVQVKDALGRSWQMSTLQVDFNMPERFELEYTAADGSRQRPVLIHRALFGSIERFFGILTEHYAGAFPAWLAPIQVVGIPVADEHLPYLEDVAAQLKSHGIRVEVDGSDDRMAKKIVNHTNQKVPFMLLAGDRDVQAGAVSFRFADRTQINGVPREAAVATIADWIARRENSFPTAELVKVGAGG; encoded by the coding sequence ATGAGCGCCCCAATCCGGGTCCCCGCCGGCACGACCGCCGCCGCAGCGGTCGGCGAGGCGGGACTGCCGCGGCGTGGGACTCCCGACGCCGTGGTGGTGGTGCGTGACGCCGAGGGCAAACTGCGCGACCTGAGCTGGGTACCCGAGGTCGACGCGGAGGTGACTCCCGTCGCAGCCAATACCGAAGACGGTCGCAGCGTCATCCGGCACTCTGCTGCCCACGTGCTGGCGCAGGCCGTCCAAGACCTTTTCCCACAAGCCAAGCTGGGCATTGGCCCGCCCATCACCGACGGCTTCTACTACGATTTCGCCGTCGCCGAGCCGTTCACGCCCGAGGATCTGGAGAAGCTGGAAAAGCGGATGCGCCAGATCGTCAAGGAGGGCCAGCTGTTCGACCGGCGGGTCTATGCGTCCAAAGACGAAGCGCGCCAGGAGTTGGCCGACGAGCCGTTCAAGCTTGAACTCGTCGACGACAAGTCCGTAGGAACCGAGTCGATGGCCGAAATAATGGAGGTCGGGGGAGACGAGCTCACCGCTTACGACAACCTCAATCCCCGCACCCGCGAACGGGTTTGGGGCGACCTGTGCCGCGGGCCGCACATCCCCACCACCAAGCACATCCCGGCGTTCAAACTCACCCGTAGCTCGGCCGCCTACTGGCGCGGCGATCAGCGCAACGCCAGCCTGCAACGCGTTTACGGCACCGCCTGGGAGTCGCAGGAGGCGCTGGACCGCCACCTGGAGCTGCTCCAAGAGGCTCAGCGCCGTGACCACCGCAAGCTGGGCGTGGAGCTGGACCTGTTCAGCTTCCCCGACGAAATCGGTTCCGGCCTAGCGGTTTTCCATCCCAAGGGTGGCATCGTGCGCCGGGAGCTGGAGGAGTACTCGCGGCAAAAGCACGAGCAGGCGGGGTACGAGTTTGTCAACACCCCGCACATCACCAAAGAGCAGCTCTACATCACCTCCGGCCATCTGGAGTGGTACGCCGAGGGTATGTACCCGCCGATGCATATCGACGCCGAGTACAACGAGGACGGCTCGGTGCGCAAGCCCGGGCAGAACTATTACCTCAAGCCGATGAACTGCCCGATGCACCACCTGATCTACCGGTCGCGCGGTCGCTCGTATCGCGAACTTCCGTTGCGGCTCTTCGAGTTCGGCAGCGTCTACCGGTTGGAGAAGTCGGGGGTGATCCACGGCCTGACCCGGGTGCGGGGCATGACCCAGGACGACGCCCACATCTACTGCACTCGCGAGCAGATGCGCGACGAGTTGACCTCGGTGCTGCGCTTCGTGCTCGACCTGCTGGCCGACTACGGCCTGGACGACTACTACCTGGAGCTCTCCACCAAGGACCCGGACAAGTACGTGGGCTCCGACGAGGTGTGGGCGGAGGCCACCGAGGTGCTGCGCGAGGTCGGCGAGGCTTCCGGGCTGGAATTGATTCCCGATCCAGGTGGCGCGGCGTTCTACGGACCCAAGATCTCGGTGCAGGTCAAAGATGCGTTGGGCCGCAGCTGGCAGATGTCGACGCTGCAGGTCGACTTCAACATGCCGGAACGCTTCGAACTCGAATACACGGCTGCCGATGGCAGCCGGCAGCGGCCGGTGCTGATCCACCGCGCGCTGTTCGGGTCGATTGAGCGGTTCTTCGGTATCCTCACCGAGCACTATGCGGGTGCGTTCCCCGCCTGGCTGGCGCCGATCCAGGTGGTTGGCATTCCAGTCGCCGACGAGCACCTGCCGTACCTGGAAGACGTTGCCGCGCAACTAAAGTCACATGGCATCCGGGTCGAAGTTGACGGCAGCGACGATCGGATGGCAAAGAAGATCGTTAACCACACCAACCAAAAAGTGCCGTTCATGCTGCTGGCGGGCGACCGCGACGTGCAGGCCGGCGCCGTCAGCTTCCGGTTCGCAGACCGCACCCAGATCAACGGGGTGCCGCGCGAAGCCGCCGTGGCGACTATCGCGGACTGGATCGCCCGTCGTGAAAATTCGTTTCCCACCGCGGAATTGGTGAAGGTTGGCGCTGGTGGGTGA
- a CDS encoding HIT family protein, whose amino-acid sequence MTVADDDTILDRGVGERDHLQRLWTPYRMNYLAEGPLKRDEANPSQPFTDIPQMSDEDGLVVARGELVYAVLNLYPYNPGHLMVVPYRRVSELEDLTEAESAEVMEFTQKAIRVIKSVSRPHGFNVGINLGTSAGGSLAEHLHVHVVPRWGGDANFITIIGGSKVIPQLLRETRRLLSEEWARQ is encoded by the coding sequence GTGACTGTGGCTGACGACGACACGATCCTCGACCGCGGAGTCGGCGAGCGCGACCATCTGCAGCGACTGTGGACCCCGTACCGGATGAACTACCTCGCCGAAGGTCCGCTCAAGCGGGACGAGGCCAACCCGTCGCAACCGTTTACCGACATCCCGCAGATGTCCGACGAAGACGGCCTGGTGGTGGCGCGCGGCGAACTCGTTTACGCCGTGCTCAACCTGTACCCGTATAACCCGGGTCACCTGATGGTGGTGCCTTATCGGCGCGTCTCCGAACTCGAAGATCTCACCGAAGCGGAGAGCGCCGAGGTGATGGAGTTCACCCAGAAGGCGATCCGCGTCATCAAGAGCGTGTCGCGGCCGCATGGCTTCAACGTCGGCATCAATTTGGGCACCTCGGCGGGCGGATCGCTGGCCGAGCATCTGCACGTGCACGTGGTGCCGCGGTGGGGCGGGGACGCGAACTTCATCACCATTATCGGCGGCTCCAAGGTGATACCGCAGTTGCTGCGCGAGACTCGCCGCCTGCTATCCGAAGAGTGGGCCCGACAGTGA
- the pgsA gene encoding phosphatidylinositol phosphate synthase: protein MSKLPFLSRAFFARLTDPVARTALRVGLTPDVVTVIGTVGSAAGALILFPMGKLFAGGCVVWFFTLFDMADGAMARERGFGTRFGAVLDATCDRIGDGAVFCGLLWWIVFHKHDELLAVATLICLVTSQVISYIKARAEASGLRGDGGFIERPERLIIVLVGAGVSDFPFVPWPPALPVAMWLLAVLSLITCVQRLHAVRTSPGAVEHLTLPGKSEP, encoded by the coding sequence ATGAGTAAGCTGCCGTTCCTGTCCCGAGCGTTCTTCGCCCGACTCACCGACCCGGTCGCCCGGACGGCCCTGCGGGTTGGTCTGACACCCGATGTCGTCACCGTCATCGGAACCGTCGGCTCGGCGGCGGGGGCGCTGATTCTGTTCCCGATGGGCAAGTTGTTCGCTGGCGGGTGTGTGGTCTGGTTCTTCACCCTGTTTGACATGGCCGACGGGGCGATGGCACGCGAACGCGGATTCGGCACCCGGTTCGGCGCGGTCCTGGACGCCACCTGCGACCGCATCGGTGACGGCGCGGTGTTCTGCGGGCTGCTGTGGTGGATTGTGTTTCATAAGCACGACGAACTGCTGGCCGTGGCGACGCTGATCTGCCTGGTCACCTCGCAAGTGATCTCCTACATCAAGGCCCGGGCCGAAGCCAGTGGGCTGCGCGGCGACGGCGGGTTTATCGAACGGCCGGAACGACTGATCATCGTGTTGGTCGGGGCCGGGGTGTCGGACTTTCCGTTCGTCCCCTGGCCGCCGGCGCTGCCGGTGGCGATGTGGCTGCTGGCGGTACTGAGTCTGATCACCTGCGTGCAGCGGTTGCACGCGGTGCGGACTTCGCCTGGGGCGGTCGAGCACTTGACGCTGCCAGGAAAGAGCGAGCCGTGA
- a CDS encoding phosphatidylinositol mannoside acyltransferase, producing the protein MNLRIPGRRPRELLIGTATDWAYASGWMAVRALPEFAARNAFDAGARYAARRGGPLQLRKNLARVLGVKPAAVPDTLMRESVASYARYWREAFRLPTMDLRALTERLDSCTGGQDNLNGALAQGRGVVLALPHSGNWDMNGVWLAQTYGTFATVAERLKPESLYRRFIAYREGLGFEVIPHSGGDRSAFEVLAERLRANQIVALMAERDLTRTGVEVDFFGERTRMPAGPAKLAIATGAALLPSHCWFDGDGWACNMQTPLDCSSGDVEAITQALADEFARNIAAHPADWHMLQPQWLADLSDDRRAWLKDG; encoded by the coding sequence ATGAACCTCAGAATTCCCGGCCGGCGCCCCCGCGAACTGCTCATCGGCACCGCCACCGACTGGGCGTACGCGAGCGGCTGGATGGCGGTGCGGGCGTTGCCGGAATTCGCCGCCCGCAACGCATTCGATGCCGGCGCCCGCTACGCGGCACGTCGTGGCGGGCCTCTGCAGCTGCGCAAGAACCTGGCGCGCGTGCTCGGCGTGAAGCCCGCCGCGGTGCCCGATACGTTGATGCGGGAGTCGGTGGCGTCCTATGCCCGCTACTGGCGGGAAGCGTTCCGGCTCCCGACGATGGACCTGCGGGCGCTGACCGAACGGCTCGACTCCTGCACCGGTGGGCAGGACAACCTCAACGGGGCACTGGCCCAGGGGCGCGGCGTGGTGCTGGCCCTGCCGCACAGCGGGAACTGGGACATGAACGGCGTGTGGCTGGCGCAGACCTACGGCACCTTCGCCACTGTCGCCGAGCGCCTCAAACCGGAGTCGCTGTACCGGCGCTTCATCGCCTATCGCGAGGGCCTGGGCTTCGAGGTGATCCCGCATTCGGGTGGCGACCGGTCCGCCTTCGAAGTGCTGGCCGAGCGGCTACGAGCAAACCAGATCGTGGCCCTGATGGCCGAGCGTGACCTCACCCGCACCGGCGTCGAGGTCGACTTCTTTGGCGAACGCACCCGGATGCCGGCAGGTCCGGCCAAGCTCGCGATCGCCACGGGTGCGGCGCTGCTACCGTCGCACTGCTGGTTCGACGGCGACGGCTGGGCATGCAACATGCAGACGCCGCTGGACTGCAGCAGCGGTGACGTCGAAGCGATTACCCAGGCACTGGCCGACGAGTTCGCGCGCAATATCGCCGCCCATCCCGCAGACTGGCACATGCTGCAACCGCAGTGGTTGGCCGATCTGTCCGACGATCGTCGGGCGTGGTTGAAGGACGGCTGA
- a CDS encoding glycosyltransferase family 4 protein: MRIGMVCPYSFDVPGGVQSHVLQLAEVMRSRGHHVSVLAPSSSECELPDYVVSAGRAVPIPYNGSVARLRFGPATYRKVKKWLAEGDFDVLHLHEPGAPSLSLLALNIAEGPIVATFHTSATKSVALSVLGGILRPRFEKIVGRIAVSDLARRWQMESLGSDAVEIPNGVDVDFYASASMLDGYPRPGKTVLFLGRFDEPRKGMSTLLEAMPMVIERFPDVQLLIVGRGDEDELRSQSAEFVEHIRILGQVDDDGKASAMCSADVYCAPNTGGESFGIVLVEAMAAGTAVVASDLDAFRRVLQDGEVGRLVAVDEGPALAEALIAVLDDDRLRERYVAAAREEVRRYDWSVVASQIMRVYETVAGAGVKVQVAG; this comes from the coding sequence ATGCGGATCGGGATGGTCTGCCCCTACTCGTTCGATGTGCCCGGCGGGGTGCAATCGCACGTGCTGCAACTGGCCGAGGTAATGCGCTCCCGCGGTCACCACGTCAGCGTGCTTGCGCCGTCGTCGTCGGAATGCGAGTTGCCCGACTACGTCGTCTCGGCGGGGCGGGCTGTCCCAATTCCCTACAACGGCTCGGTGGCGCGGTTGCGGTTCGGGCCGGCCACCTACCGGAAGGTGAAGAAGTGGCTTGCGGAAGGCGATTTCGATGTGCTGCACCTGCACGAGCCGGGCGCACCCAGCCTGTCACTGCTGGCGTTGAACATCGCCGAGGGCCCCATCGTTGCGACCTTCCACACCTCGGCCACTAAATCGGTGGCTCTGTCGGTGCTGGGCGGGATATTGCGGCCCCGGTTCGAAAAGATCGTTGGGCGCATCGCAGTGTCTGATCTGGCTCGGCGCTGGCAGATGGAATCGCTGGGGTCCGACGCGGTCGAGATACCCAACGGCGTCGACGTCGACTTCTACGCCTCGGCGTCGATGTTGGACGGCTATCCGCGGCCTGGTAAGACGGTGCTGTTCCTTGGACGTTTCGATGAGCCGCGTAAGGGCATGTCGACGTTGCTGGAAGCCATGCCGATGGTGATCGAGCGATTTCCCGATGTGCAGTTGCTGATTGTTGGGCGCGGCGACGAGGACGAATTACGTTCTCAGTCAGCAGAATTCGTAGAGCACATCCGGATATTGGGGCAAGTGGACGACGACGGCAAAGCCTCGGCGATGTGCAGTGCCGACGTCTACTGCGCGCCCAACACCGGAGGCGAGAGCTTCGGCATCGTGCTGGTGGAGGCGATGGCCGCGGGCACCGCGGTGGTCGCTAGCGACCTCGATGCGTTTCGGCGGGTGCTGCAAGACGGTGAGGTTGGGCGGCTGGTGGCGGTCGATGAGGGGCCCGCGCTGGCCGAGGCGCTAATCGCGGTGCTGGACGACGACCGGCTGCGGGAACGCTACGTAGCCGCCGCGCGCGAGGAAGTTCGTCGTTATGACTGGTCGGTGGTGGCTAGCCAGATCATGCGGGTCTACGAAACGGTCGCCGGCGCCGGCGTCAAAGTACAGGTGGCCGGCTGA
- a CDS encoding NUDIX hydrolase, whose translation MAWLIAATALLFVVLVAFAAWGYQRAHRLNRLHVRYDLSWQVLDGALARRAVVARAIAIDAYGGAPEGRRLAALADAAERAPRGARETAENELSAALAMVDAASVPAGLLAELADAEARVLLARRFHNDAVRDTLVLAERRMVRLFRLGGRAPLPTYFEIVERPHAQTHAHHELNHRTSARVVLLDEAGAVLLLCGSDPAIAGAPRWWFTVGGEVQPGERLAETAARELAEETGLQVTPAELFGPIWRRDEVFEFNGSTIDSEEFYLVHRTRRFEPTLDGQTELERSYIHGARWCRADDIAELIAAGEQVYPRQLGELLPAANEVADSSTGSDAVVLQSIR comes from the coding sequence ATGGCGTGGCTGATCGCCGCGACCGCCCTTTTGTTCGTGGTGCTGGTCGCCTTCGCGGCCTGGGGATATCAGCGGGCCCACCGGCTGAATCGGCTGCATGTGCGCTACGACCTGTCTTGGCAGGTCCTGGACGGCGCGTTGGCGCGGCGTGCGGTAGTGGCCCGTGCGATCGCTATCGACGCCTACGGCGGGGCACCCGAGGGCAGGCGGTTGGCTGCATTGGCCGACGCCGCCGAACGGGCGCCGCGCGGTGCGCGCGAGACCGCGGAAAACGAGCTTTCCGCCGCGCTGGCGATGGTCGATGCGGCGTCGGTGCCTGCCGGGCTGCTGGCCGAGCTGGCCGACGCAGAAGCGCGGGTGCTGCTGGCCCGCAGGTTCCACAACGACGCGGTCCGCGACACACTTGTGCTGGCCGAACGACGCATGGTGCGCCTGTTCCGGCTAGGTGGAAGGGCGCCGCTACCAACATATTTCGAGATCGTGGAGCGGCCACACGCGCAAACACACGCCCATCACGAGCTCAACCATCGCACCTCGGCGCGGGTGGTGCTGCTCGACGAGGCCGGGGCCGTGTTGCTGCTGTGCGGCTCGGATCCCGCGATCGCCGGTGCGCCCCGGTGGTGGTTCACCGTCGGCGGCGAAGTGCAGCCGGGGGAGCGGTTGGCCGAGACCGCCGCTCGGGAACTGGCCGAGGAAACCGGGCTGCAGGTGACGCCGGCGGAGCTGTTCGGGCCGATCTGGCGGCGCGACGAGGTCTTCGAGTTCAACGGGTCGACGATCGACAGCGAGGAGTTCTATTTAGTGCACCGCACCCGGCGGTTCGAGCCGACACTCGACGGCCAGACCGAGCTGGAGCGCAGCTACATCCACGGTGCCCGGTGGTGTCGCGCCGACGATATCGCCGAGCTGATCGCCGCCGGCGAGCAGGTCTACCCACGGCAACTCGGTGAGCTGCTGCCCGCCGCGAACGAGGTTGCGGATAGCTCGACCGGTAGCGATGCTGTTGTGCTGCAGTCGATCCGCTAG